In Streptomyces sp. RFCAC02, the following proteins share a genomic window:
- a CDS encoding right-handed parallel beta-helix repeat-containing protein: MSDENEPIRVAPRTRGAHRTIAEALAAAPADAVISIAPGEYTETLRLSRRVTLRPEYGNGSVVIIVRTTAGTMTVAAPGCRLRGITLRGDEPSEALLRVEDAASLVLEDCTVARGRIEVLGSRSTTPRPDPPVRSIPIDHDLAEELADPTGGGVLLALRTRLRSSRHTALHLTGDALARLEDSSVDGVEGIGVAVSGTAVLRANRFRVHGGSGSAIRARDSSRVLMRASGVFGPGRHGVLVQDKAEVLLTDCRVEKAARSGIRLDHTARAEISDTTIADAELCGVEVRDEARATLRDARVTGGDTGVRLRSTEESALLHSSLARQRGNGLELAAGADPRVRAVRIIRSGKHGVLVGEGARGVFDHCDVLASKLPALYVARDAEPRFLGCRVFDSPQDLGLAQDAQAVVENCVSINVGTARLPGVGAQRSQDGPPRDPNTPDDKGPQRPEQPAGPPGRHVPNPPHAGPAGAHGGAAAHPGETPADPDADELPPAPPEESLEDLLAELDELVGLDGVKENVGGMVKLMQTVRMRQEAGLPAPPLSRHLVFAGNPGTGKTTVARLYGRLLNALGLLSYGHLVEVDRSALVGEYIGHTGPKTTEAFLRARGGVLFIDEAYALAPAGIGMGQDFGSEAVATLVKLMEDYRDEVVVIAAGYPNDMDRFIDSNPGLASRFTRTLHFADYSDEELVRIVEHHARKHRYELSEAGRKALTGFMGAIPRGDRFGNGRTARQLFQQMTERQAMRMAEMKNPEPGQLMTLDETDLPLPIA, translated from the coding sequence ATGTCCGACGAGAACGAGCCGATACGCGTGGCACCCCGCACGCGGGGCGCCCACCGGACCATCGCCGAGGCGCTGGCCGCGGCTCCCGCCGACGCCGTCATCAGCATCGCCCCGGGCGAGTACACGGAGACCCTCCGGCTCTCCCGCCGCGTCACCCTGCGGCCCGAGTACGGCAACGGGTCCGTCGTCATCATCGTCCGCACCACCGCCGGCACCATGACCGTCGCCGCGCCCGGCTGCCGGCTCCGCGGCATCACCCTGCGCGGCGACGAACCGTCCGAGGCGCTGCTGCGCGTCGAGGACGCAGCGTCCCTCGTCCTTGAGGACTGCACGGTCGCCCGCGGCCGTATCGAGGTCCTCGGCTCCCGCAGCACGACCCCCCGGCCCGACCCGCCCGTCAGAAGCATCCCCATCGACCACGACCTCGCCGAGGAACTGGCCGACCCCACCGGCGGCGGCGTCCTGCTGGCCCTCCGCACCCGGCTGCGCTCCTCGCGCCACACCGCGCTCCACCTGACGGGCGACGCCCTCGCCCGTCTTGAGGACTCGTCGGTCGACGGCGTCGAGGGCATCGGCGTCGCCGTCTCCGGCACCGCCGTCCTGCGCGCCAACCGCTTCCGCGTGCACGGCGGCTCCGGCTCCGCCATCCGCGCGCGCGACTCGTCACGCGTCCTGATGCGGGCCAGCGGCGTCTTCGGCCCCGGCCGGCACGGCGTCCTCGTCCAGGACAAGGCCGAGGTGCTGCTGACCGACTGCCGCGTCGAGAAGGCGGCACGCTCCGGCATACGGCTCGACCACACGGCACGCGCCGAGATCAGCGACACGACGATCGCCGACGCCGAACTGTGCGGCGTCGAGGTCCGCGACGAAGCCCGCGCGACGCTCCGGGACGCGCGGGTGACCGGCGGCGACACCGGCGTGCGGCTGCGCTCCACCGAGGAGTCGGCCCTGCTCCACAGCTCCCTCGCCCGGCAGCGCGGCAACGGCCTCGAACTCGCCGCCGGGGCCGACCCGCGGGTGCGCGCGGTGCGGATCATCCGCAGCGGCAAGCACGGCGTGCTCGTCGGGGAGGGGGCGCGCGGCGTGTTCGACCACTGCGACGTGCTGGCCAGCAAGCTCCCCGCGCTGTACGTGGCGCGCGACGCGGAGCCCCGGTTCCTCGGCTGCCGCGTCTTCGACTCCCCCCAGGACCTCGGGCTCGCGCAGGACGCGCAGGCCGTCGTCGAGAACTGCGTGTCGATCAACGTCGGCACGGCGCGGCTGCCGGGCGTGGGAGCCCAGCGCTCGCAGGACGGGCCGCCGCGTGACCCGAACACCCCGGACGACAAGGGCCCGCAGCGCCCCGAGCAGCCCGCGGGCCCGCCCGGCCGGCACGTCCCGAACCCGCCGCACGCCGGCCCCGCGGGCGCCCACGGCGGCGCCGCCGCGCACCCGGGCGAGACGCCCGCCGACCCGGACGCCGACGAGCTGCCCCCGGCGCCGCCGGAGGAGTCCCTGGAGGACCTGCTCGCCGAACTCGACGAACTCGTCGGCCTGGACGGCGTCAAGGAGAACGTCGGCGGCATGGTCAAGCTGATGCAGACCGTGCGGATGCGGCAGGAGGCGGGCCTCCCGGCGCCGCCGCTGAGCCGCCACCTCGTCTTCGCCGGGAACCCGGGAACGGGCAAGACGACGGTCGCCCGGCTCTACGGCCGCCTGCTGAACGCGCTCGGCCTCCTGTCGTACGGCCACCTGGTCGAGGTGGACCGCAGCGCGCTGGTCGGCGAGTACATCGGGCACACGGGGCCGAAGACGACCGAGGCGTTCCTGCGCGCGCGGGGCGGCGTCCTGTTCATCGACGAGGCGTACGCCCTGGCCCCGGCCGGGATCGGCATGGGGCAGGACTTCGGCAGCGAGGCGGTCGCCACCCTCGTGAAGCTGATGGAGGACTACCGGGACGAGGTCGTCGTCATCGCGGCGGGCTACCCGAACGACATGGACCGGTTCATCGACTCGAACCCGGGTCTCGCCTCCCGCTTCACCCGCACCCTGCACTTCGCGGACTACTCCGACGAGGAGCTGGTCCGCATCGTCGAGCACCACGCGCGCAAGCACCGCTACGAGCTGAGCGAGGCGGGCCGGAAGGCGCTGACCGGGTTCATGGGCGCCATTCCGCGCGGCGACCGGTTCGGCAACGGCCGCACGGCCCGCCAGCTCTTCCAGCAGATGACGGAGCGGCAGGCGATGCGCATGGCGGAGATGAAGAACCCGGAGCCCGGCCAGCTCATGACGCTGGACGAGACGGACCTCCCGCTGCCCATCGCCTGA
- a CDS encoding RICIN domain-containing protein, which produces MVDEPEKGFASTYRKKPAVAPRGLLPGRRVFTSMGWGVATAVVVSLSVVAAGAVLGGDGDPDTTLVSGTLEPTPEQQETEPAEPAAPTEEETEEAAEEPTEEEEPPVEEEAPVVQEEPDPEPEIEEEEQEEEVEEEDTGAESGTALTETIQGPEPVDGQTYRLISGLGTCLDRSNGLTDPGTAVQSFGCNDGDAQRFTLHEVGRDLWMLQSGNVCVGVQDASQDMGGDIRMYTCNESMSQRWSLTEVGDGYFELAAGHSKYCMDVENGKSESWTNVRQWDCNQARAQQWKFEAF; this is translated from the coding sequence ATGGTGGACGAACCCGAGAAGGGCTTCGCCTCGACGTACCGGAAGAAACCGGCGGTGGCGCCGCGCGGGCTGCTGCCGGGCCGCAGGGTCTTCACGTCGATGGGCTGGGGCGTCGCCACGGCCGTCGTCGTGTCGCTGAGCGTCGTCGCCGCCGGCGCTGTGCTCGGCGGCGACGGCGACCCGGACACGACGCTCGTGTCGGGGACGCTGGAGCCGACCCCCGAGCAGCAGGAGACGGAGCCCGCCGAACCGGCCGCGCCCACGGAGGAGGAGACGGAGGAGGCGGCCGAGGAGCCCACCGAGGAGGAGGAACCGCCGGTCGAGGAGGAAGCCCCGGTGGTGCAGGAGGAGCCCGATCCGGAGCCGGAGATCGAGGAGGAGGAGCAGGAGGAGGAGGTCGAGGAAGAGGACACCGGCGCCGAGTCGGGCACGGCCCTCACCGAGACGATCCAGGGACCGGAACCCGTTGACGGCCAGACGTACCGGCTGATCTCCGGCCTCGGCACCTGCCTCGACCGCTCCAACGGCCTGACCGACCCGGGCACTGCGGTGCAGTCGTTCGGCTGCAACGACGGGGACGCGCAGCGGTTCACGCTCCACGAGGTCGGCCGCGACCTGTGGATGCTCCAGTCCGGGAACGTCTGCGTGGGCGTGCAGGACGCCAGCCAGGACATGGGCGGCGACATCCGGATGTACACGTGCAACGAGTCGATGTCGCAGCGCTGGTCGCTCACCGAGGTGGGCGACGGCTACTTCGAACTGGCCGCCGGGCACAGCAAGTACTGCATGGACGTGGAGAACGGCAAGTCCGAGTCGTGGACCAACGTGCGGCAGTGGGACTGCAACCAGGCGCGCGCACAGCAGTGGAAGTTCGAGGCCTTCTGA
- a CDS encoding RICIN domain-containing protein: protein MRRRPGRQADRFADAFARRPALARRDLAPGRRVFTSLACAVVTALVVSGSVAAAGAVLDGGGGQKAPVAAELPARVETDATPGDAPAEEPAETVDDTGDEPADDRRETDESGTGEAAASGGGAGDTGQAVNPADDGPDAPAYGEDTGDTGGSGTTGASDDTAGDTGGTGGTGGTDEDDGQDAPDNSTERSGQALAGSPAVRAGPLQDGVAYRLRAASGLCLDVDDGSNDPGTNLQVWECNGAPAQEFTVQARGGSVYTLHSKNNCADVENGSLTEGANVRMWYCNDAPAQQWEVTSLGSGYYQLTSVRSGHCLDVKYGSSEWGTNVQQWRCNGAAAQMWRLERR, encoded by the coding sequence GTGAGGAGACGACCCGGCCGGCAGGCGGATCGTTTCGCCGACGCGTTCGCGCGCAGACCGGCGCTGGCACGGCGTGATCTGGCGCCCGGCCGCCGGGTGTTCACGTCGCTGGCCTGCGCGGTCGTGACGGCGCTGGTGGTGTCCGGCTCGGTGGCGGCGGCCGGTGCCGTGCTCGACGGGGGCGGCGGGCAGAAGGCGCCCGTCGCCGCCGAGCTGCCGGCGCGTGTCGAGACGGACGCGACGCCCGGCGACGCGCCGGCCGAGGAGCCGGCGGAGACGGTGGACGACACCGGGGACGAGCCCGCCGACGACCGGCGGGAGACCGACGAGTCCGGGACCGGCGAAGCGGCCGCGTCCGGCGGCGGTGCCGGCGACACCGGTCAGGCCGTGAACCCGGCGGACGACGGCCCGGACGCCCCGGCGTACGGCGAGGACACCGGCGACACGGGCGGCTCCGGCACCACGGGCGCCTCCGACGACACCGCCGGGGACACGGGCGGGACGGGCGGGACGGGCGGGACGGACGAGGACGACGGGCAGGACGCCCCGGACAACTCCACCGAACGGTCGGGACAGGCGCTCGCCGGCAGCCCGGCGGTGCGGGCCGGCCCCCTGCAGGACGGCGTGGCCTACCGGCTGCGGGCCGCGTCCGGCCTGTGCCTCGACGTGGACGACGGCTCGAACGACCCCGGGACCAATCTCCAGGTGTGGGAGTGCAACGGCGCCCCGGCCCAGGAGTTCACCGTGCAGGCACGTGGCGGTAGCGTCTACACCCTGCACTCCAAGAACAATTGCGCGGACGTGGAGAACGGTTCCCTGACCGAGGGCGCCAACGTCCGTATGTGGTACTGCAATGACGCCCCGGCCCAGCAGTGGGAGGTCACGTCCCTCGGCTCGGGCTACTACCAGCTCACATCCGTGCGCAGCGGGCACTGCCTCGACGTGAAGTACGGCTCGTCCGAGTGGGGCACGAACGTCCAGCAGTGGCGCTGCAACGGTGCCGCGGCGCAGATGTGGCGGCTCGAACGGCGCTGA